One Leuconostoc mesenteroides subsp. mesenteroides ATCC 8293 genomic window, CATTCATTGTTATTAGTCTCCTGTTGGTTTTGCGTGTAATAGGTGAGTCCGTTTTCTTCAACTTGATTGAACATTTGGATAAAGTCCTTATCAAGGATATTTTTCTTTTTGTTCAATTCAAATTGTGACCAAGTAAATTCCATTGCTTGATATTGACTAGGGGTAAGACTGCTCGGCTTTACTTTGGTATCAAGGCAGAGCATAGCTTGATAAAACAACTTTGGGCTTTCTTTTTGCAAGGCTTGTAAAGTGTTAAAAATGGTGTTGACTAATGAGATACTAACATTGGCTTCAACCATTTCTTCAAAGCCTTTACTTAATTGCGCTTTATAGTGATTAGTTGGCACTTTGGTCTCATTGAACAAATAAGTCATATCAGCGATTGATTGTGCCATTTTGGCGATTGGTAATTTGCTAAAGTCATCATAGAATTGCTTTGTCATTATTTTTCTCCAGTTCATCAACATTGACTAATTTAATATTGTTGCTGTATTGGGTGGCTAAAAAGGCAAACGTGTCTTTCAAAATATAATCTGTAGAACGATTAACGCCATAGATTTGTAAATAAATTGGGTAGCCATGCGTGAGAACAACTTGCTTATCAGTTGAGGCATAACGTACGGTATGACCGCTGTTGCGAATGAGTTGATAATAAACTTCCATAAGAAATAAACCTTTCCAAAACTTTTTCCTGTTGGCAATCGCTCCAATTGAGCTGGTTACATCGTGACGGGTAACAATTGGCATGATAACCAAAGAAACACAAGGATTGCGCAGCAACTTGCCACGTCCTTGTGTTTCTTTGTAGAGAGTGTTTGGCGCTTACGCCTTACAGACTCTTTATCATGCGATTGTGAAAACGGCACAGAGCAAACAGAACAATTTGGTGCGATGCGAACGGAAGTGAGCCTTTTGACCCCCAATTAACTTTACTGGTGTGGTATTAACCACGCCTGTCAAGTTAATGTTCAGGGGGACTGGGGGAAGGACTATGATTAAAAATAGTCATTTTTTTTTGAGAAATTGACTGAGCAATAGCGTCAAGCACTGTATCAATTGACACACTCGCTGAAATCCAAACATCCATTGGTTCGTTTATAAATTTTTGTATTCGTAACCATTTGACATGTGGACAAAGCAACGCAAAAAAATAACCCAACTTATTGACTTCAGAACATTGATAGTGTCTATAATATAAAGGGTATTGTTGCAATTAAAATGAAAAAATATCATTGGAAGAGTGCCTTCATCACTGAATTTAATATTGGCATGAGAACAGAGTAGTTAGGTGGAAATAATGGTTAATTTGTCATTACAAGGTTCTATGGCTGTGGGGAAAACTACTGCCTTAAGGCTTATTGAAAAACATGATTCTACAATTCATATTAGTCATGAAAAAAATAAACAGGTTGTTGATGAAATCAGGAATAGAAAATTAGACAAAAATAGATACAACGACTATATAGAAATACAAAGATTATTTATTTTAAACGAGGTTAAAAGATATCAATTGGCTTCTCAATATAATTGTTCCATAATGGATTTTGGAGCAGAAGAGATTGAATTCTACACGTTAAATTATCCAAAAGCAATCGGAATTGATTGGGAAGTAGCTAAACCTTTAGAAACAGAGCTACAACTTTTAAAAAGATGTTTCCCGAAAAGAATTCTTTACTTAAATGCTGCAAACGAAACATTAGTAGAACGAAAAAAAAGAGATATCTCAAGAAACAGAGAATTTTTTGATTTCTATGTTCAAAAATTATTACCCTTAAAGCGAGAATGGTTTTTTAATCAGGATGTTGTTGATGTTATAGAAGTCGATAGTAAATCAGAGAGAGAAGTAAGTGATTCCGTTTATGAATGGATTGGTATCCAAATGAATAAATAGCGACTGTCATTTGTTCCGATACTAAAAAGATCAACTACATTAAAGGTGAAGATTATTCTCGATGGAGATAAATTTTCACCTTTTGAGATTTACTTTAACATTTGAAGGATGCAACATATTTAACCCCTAGATTTTTTTAGCTTTTTAGCTTGTTAGAGTTTTGGTAGTCACAAAAGCAAGAATGGATGGTGCATAACAGCCAGCAGGCAGGAAAGCCATCACATTTAAACGGTTTGGAAATCGTTTAAATGTGATGGCTTTTTTTGAACCCCCAATTAACTTTACGGGTGTGGTATCAACCATGCCTGTAAAGTTAATTTTTTTTTTTGTGGGCTGGAGGAATTTGTGTTGTCTCAGGAAAAACCATTTACTTTTATGAGGTTATTTAAAAGGTTGGTATATTGACCCTATATTAAACAAAAAGGGAGCTACAAAATGGCTAAAAAAACGATTGACCAACAAATTAAAGAAAAGCAAACACGTTTGGATGAACTAGATTTACAGGCAAAAGCAATTCAAGACGAAAAGCGCGCGATTAAAAAAGACATCAAACAACTTAATGATTCCCTGGTGGCTGAATTGGGAAGGTCACTGTTAGCCAAAATGAATTTGGAAACAGATGACATTGACCAGGCATTTGCTGAATTGAATCACTTGCCAATTGACAAACAAGTTGGAGGACAAGCCCATGGCGATCAGTAAGGAAGAACGTTCGCAACTCAAGCTGTTACCAATTCGTGGCTATTGCGATTGGAAGGGTATTCCATACACGACGGACACTCCCACTGAGTTACGTATGGTTGATCATGACAGTTTAGTTGTTAGAACAAAATTAAACCGCTTTGTCTGGAACTCAACTGGCGTTAAAGGTGACTTGGTTGATTTCATTCACTACTACGAATTAGGCAAATCAGACGGGGACAGTAAAGGTGCCGCTATTAAAAATCAACTGGCCTACGCGCGCTTTGTCAAAGGTGAAAATATTGATGTCTCTAAACTTTATGAAGACAGCACGCCTCGTTACAAGTTTGATTATGATAAAGTCTTCAAAACCCAGGAAACAAACGTGGCTAAAGATTATTTAGTTAATCAACGCAAGCTCAATCCACAGTTCGTTGACAATTTATTGAAAAGTGGCGCAGTGGTGCAAGGTAGCCGTTACCGTGAAGGTGATAAGCTGCATCAAAACCCCGTCATCTTCCCCTGGAAGGATGTGAATGGCAAAATTGTGGGCGCTGATCGTCAAGGGACTGAACAAGACTTTGAACATTACAAAAAACGTGGCACATCCAAAAAAATCTTTGCTGGCAGTGGTACCTCAACGGGATATAACCTCTCATTTGGATCAGGCGACAAAACATTAATTTTATTTGAAAGTCCAATTGACTTATTGAGTTATGCGCAACAAAATCATCAAGATATGGTGAAAAGTAACGCCACACTATTGTCTGTGTCTGGTACTGATGCCAAACGTGGCTTGCAATATTTGAATGATGCGGTTGCTGCCAAGCGAGCCAAATTCAATAAGATTATTGTGGCTTTTGACAACGATGTCGCAGGGTTTAAAGCCGCTGATTACTTTGATCGTTTTAGTTTTAAAAATCCAATTACTGGTGAAGCGATTGAAGCAGGGCGTCATATTCCCTTACAAGGCAAAGATTGGAACGAACAATTGAAAGCAGGTGTTACAGGGCGGCGCGTTATGAGTATGACGGATAATGCTAATCGCTTAGATGCCTTAGAAAAACTTGCAGTGCAAGAGACACAAACAGGCAAACCAGATTATGTGGATGTCAAAATGAGTACCATTCAACCTGTTAAGCCAGCAGTTGACGAAAAAACACCTAAAAAGAGTAAAGAACGTCGTTCCAAAGCTGATCGTCGTAAGGAAAATGCTTTGAAGAATAAGCAGATAATTCAAGAGGCAATGGGAAAGGTGGCCAAGTACCAACAAGATCCCGCTGAACTTAAAAAGCTCCTTGAC contains:
- a CDS encoding deoxynucleoside kinase, with translation MVNLSLQGSMAVGKTTALRLIEKHDSTIHISHEKNKQVVDEIRNRKLDKNRYNDYIEIQRLFILNEVKRYQLASQYNCSIMDFGAEEIEFYTLNYPKAIGIDWEVAKPLETELQLLKRCFPKRILYLNAANETLVERKKRDISRNREFFDFYVQKLLPLKREWFFNQDVVDVIEVDSKSEREVSDSVYEWIGIQMNK
- a CDS encoding ArdC-like ssDNA-binding domain-containing protein — translated: MAISKEERSQLKLLPIRGYCDWKGIPYTTDTPTELRMVDHDSLVVRTKLNRFVWNSTGVKGDLVDFIHYYELGKSDGDSKGAAIKNQLAYARFVKGENIDVSKLYEDSTPRYKFDYDKVFKTQETNVAKDYLVNQRKLNPQFVDNLLKSGAVVQGSRYREGDKLHQNPVIFPWKDVNGKIVGADRQGTEQDFEHYKKRGTSKKIFAGSGTSTGYNLSFGSGDKTLILFESPIDLLSYAQQNHQDMVKSNATLLSVSGTDAKRGLQYLNDAVAAKRAKFNKIIVAFDNDVAGFKAADYFDRFSFKNPITGEAIEAGRHIPLQGKDWNEQLKAGVTGRRVMSMTDNANRLDALEKLAVQETQTGKPDYVDVKMSTIQPVKPAVDEKTPKKSKERRSKADRRKENALKNKQIIQEAMGKVAKYQQDPAELKKLLDFTATGLNYSARNSMLIQLQNPKATLLKGYKQWSADGIQVNKGEKGIKIFGAPTNLKTIIAENGEKIRWSDATPEQKQLANNKQLEVRSVKHYPVETVFDVRQTNATAAQLPSMLPNRPIDLATDKSPKHLDAAYKTLLKFADKLKVPVIDQGVDEQIAKRPMTWQGQAKGAFVQSKTNKDEKYILLRSDLTPTDKIHTLAYEIAHAQLHSLQSQNNWPTAIKETQAELSSYVITKNLGIEPGEKSVDYIAGWSKNLKALEGQNTGKIISQALKASTDVTQYLSDNLSNGEVRQPKTTKLLKPDKLAVVEQNYQAINQTSTRHM